A stretch of the Parabacteroides timonensis genome encodes the following:
- a CDS encoding glycosyltransferase family protein codes for MKILFVIQGEGRGHLTQALSLRQKLTDEGHQVIGVLVGKSPARRIPSFFIEKINVPIYHFESPNFLPTAKNKQVNLLSSIGYNLLRLHKYAGSIRYIDRMIRETEADVVVNFYELLTGLTYLFTRPKAVMVCVAHQYLFLHPDFSFPKLNSVSLSLLKFFTRVTAIGATKMLALSFRKMREVPNDKIVVVPPLLRKEVINKTSRKGNYLHGYLLNSGFGEEVKAWHARHPDVPMHIFWDKKDAGETTWIDDTLSFHQLSDIRFVKYMAGAKAYATTAGFESVCEAMYLNKPVLMVPTHIEQACNAYDASLSGAGVVADRFDLDALLHLSETHQPNPSFRHWVKQADWLILREFREDLLMEEMPSSVWHRLSMHWVYRLAKNFSL; via the coding sequence ATGAAGATACTGTTTGTCATACAAGGAGAGGGAAGGGGCCATCTGACCCAAGCCTTATCTCTTCGTCAGAAGTTGACCGACGAAGGTCATCAGGTTATTGGCGTACTTGTCGGGAAAAGTCCGGCCCGCCGTATCCCGTCGTTTTTTATAGAGAAGATCAATGTGCCGATCTATCACTTCGAAAGTCCGAACTTTCTGCCTACGGCTAAGAACAAGCAGGTGAACCTGTTGAGTAGTATCGGTTATAATTTGTTACGTTTACATAAATATGCTGGTAGCATTCGTTATATCGACCGGATGATCCGGGAGACGGAAGCCGATGTGGTGGTCAACTTTTACGAATTACTGACGGGGCTCACTTATCTGTTTACCCGTCCGAAAGCTGTTATGGTTTGTGTCGCTCACCAATATCTTTTCCTCCATCCCGACTTTTCTTTTCCAAAGTTGAATAGCGTTTCTTTATCCCTGTTGAAATTCTTTACCCGTGTGACGGCTATCGGTGCGACGAAGATGCTGGCTTTGTCTTTCAGGAAAATGCGTGAAGTACCCAATGATAAGATCGTTGTAGTTCCTCCACTGTTGCGTAAAGAGGTGATAAATAAAACTTCACGTAAGGGCAACTACCTGCATGGCTATCTATTGAACAGTGGTTTCGGAGAAGAAGTAAAAGCCTGGCATGCCCGGCATCCCGACGTTCCGATGCATATTTTCTGGGATAAGAAAGATGCTGGAGAAACAACCTGGATAGACGATACCCTTTCCTTCCATCAACTCAGCGACATCCGCTTCGTTAAATATATGGCAGGGGCGAAAGCTTATGCCACGACTGCCGGCTTCGAGTCTGTTTGTGAAGCGATGTATCTGAATAAACCTGTTTTGATGGTACCTACTCATATCGAACAGGCTTGTAATGCCTATGATGCCTCTTTATCGGGAGCCGGAGTTGTTGCCGACCGTTTCGATCTGGATGCTTTATTGCATCTGTCCGAAACTCACCAGCCGAACCCGTCTTTCCGTCATTGGGTGAAACAGGCAGATTGGTTGATTCTGCGTGAGTTCCGCGAAGATCTACTGATGGAGGAGATGCCTTCTTCCGTATGGCACCGTTTGTCGATGCACTGGGTGTATAGGCTGGCGAAGAACTTCTCGTTGTAA
- a CDS encoding DUF6383 domain-containing protein, with protein sequence MNKKFSTLVAVVLAATSFGATAQIAPTGDFAKYATANKPTEGMRTIEKGYFQLAVGSSIDEHILAMQPTSAGGYELVVVDGSVTGANAVEVRRTLWKAVISGNAEAGYSYQLQNVGTGEFLGVNTSDAIAVNKEGTAAWPATGDLTGKVVPVGSEVSVWKWVSAPSVVKTAGFEIGDAKGFTSAFGEKNDSTVVLVANAASIANDVKIAAVKYSLRNVPANDPTQLVKAIPVSPKEIVLGADDLNSLLWKQNPAADASKAEFTFTPNVINDETNVFGNLFTKNAYKAVPAVGFPAAVDVATNPFNGLGTSYDALYDAEIAYYQKAQEKAFIEKIASVVYGDDNKVATAKLAAVNAAITVITGDKSAIDLLTTPALIAKKIDGLTYSSTPADADQVKAVKEAAIAYVSGVHGKTAAEALTEAKGIADVTTGTAIAKKVNDFIAANITDGTAKTAVDAAIKTSYTDLLADGATLKTAITSAKNTLNTPVTGYYAKGVADNKWVSLMLEEAEKAEDNTYLSVACNFVTETANERERPLGFTTGKFADFGYTADPKARLDLNGRYNFQFTYFPNADSLVIRTGGWAKKNNAQTSWGDMNTTDNPELGVAAASPSATAPTAKGTENNIVKLIYLANNHSEITVGSSDYYIGAAPNTVNTRISIKKIDDEYVKTTLASGVYFFNLFSGKDANKAINGKYMVANFAGTELDWVNEETSKVFEGAVQDFGHMPRTQWVVSQNTGAAGIQTVNIYNREYPSYKAENVQLYKGGDGKVFALGYNNLLASANDTLSYALATTAKPNAGIATSETLGYKALDYDALIENIFSLKYFNGLNAGNFVEVSKDAAMAINPNTETADAVKFVFEPVLDKDGKAPAKNEFGFDGTVANVKNLYRIAYKVKLYNPGKEDLYLKANGKDGYELISETADVKGTSFFFKENNMLDVEGDTTCYYALVQEDLSTVSGVKHPSLILSVEEIDTENSVATFAFDEGLKPLYRRIGKTVADNLKDMAVDTAKFYMSNEPTRFLYENSVNRTAENGTEIAKDSLNFLGVINKADRPENSMLPIFIDTAYVRGETSMPQYMLALGVEYTPAGKYNTCPDKIENCHQHPTIDTKAFRTGRYLVALDDSAAVAPIKYQDKFRLAFVDAKHIEDTLVIVSSKYTGSEKFAGKDSIKLDNDKVLNAATFAFRIVDGSENGDFYIEAVKNADKKPQYVRVHNGVPVLVSEISEAAVFNITKTSEDPVANETIGTTTVSVIAGNGDITIKGAAGKKVAISNVLGQTIANTVLSSDDATISAPAGVVVVAVEGEAAVKAIVK encoded by the coding sequence ATGAACAAAAAGTTTTCTACTCTGGTAGCTGTCGTTCTGGCGGCTACAAGTTTCGGAGCTACTGCGCAGATTGCACCAACGGGTGACTTTGCGAAGTATGCGACTGCAAATAAACCTACCGAAGGTATGCGGACTATCGAAAAAGGATATTTCCAATTGGCTGTTGGTTCTTCCATTGATGAGCATATTCTGGCAATGCAGCCGACTAGTGCTGGAGGATATGAATTGGTCGTTGTTGATGGTTCTGTTACTGGTGCTAACGCTGTTGAAGTAAGAAGAACTCTTTGGAAGGCTGTTATCAGTGGTAATGCTGAAGCGGGTTATTCTTATCAGTTACAGAATGTTGGTACAGGAGAATTTTTGGGTGTTAATACATCTGATGCAATTGCAGTAAATAAAGAAGGAACTGCTGCATGGCCTGCTACTGGAGATTTGACAGGTAAGGTTGTTCCTGTGGGATCGGAGGTTTCTGTATGGAAATGGGTTTCAGCTCCGTCTGTTGTTAAGACTGCTGGTTTTGAAATTGGTGATGCTAAAGGTTTTACTTCTGCTTTTGGCGAAAAGAATGACTCTACCGTAGTCTTGGTTGCCAATGCAGCTTCTATTGCTAATGATGTGAAAATTGCTGCTGTAAAATATTCATTAAGGAATGTCCCGGCAAATGATCCTACTCAATTAGTTAAAGCTATTCCTGTTTCTCCTAAAGAAATTGTTTTGGGTGCAGACGATTTGAACTCTTTGTTGTGGAAACAAAACCCGGCTGCTGATGCAAGTAAAGCAGAATTCACATTCACTCCGAACGTAATCAACGACGAAACGAATGTATTTGGTAACTTGTTTACTAAAAATGCTTACAAGGCTGTTCCGGCTGTAGGTTTCCCGGCTGCTGTTGATGTTGCTACTAATCCTTTTAATGGATTAGGAACTTCTTATGATGCCTTGTATGATGCTGAAATTGCTTATTATCAGAAAGCACAGGAAAAAGCTTTTATCGAAAAAATCGCTTCAGTGGTTTATGGTGATGATAATAAAGTTGCCACAGCTAAACTTGCTGCAGTGAATGCTGCTATAACTGTTATTACTGGTGATAAGAGTGCTATTGATCTATTAACTACACCTGCATTAATCGCAAAAAAGATTGATGGTTTGACCTATTCTTCAACACCGGCAGACGCTGATCAGGTAAAAGCAGTAAAAGAGGCAGCTATAGCTTATGTATCTGGTGTTCACGGTAAAACAGCGGCTGAAGCATTGACTGAAGCTAAAGGTATTGCTGATGTTACAACTGGTACTGCAATAGCTAAAAAAGTAAATGATTTTATTGCTGCTAATATTACAGATGGAACTGCTAAGACTGCAGTAGACGCAGCTATCAAAACTTCTTATACAGATTTATTAGCAGATGGTGCTACATTAAAGACTGCTATTACGTCTGCTAAAAACACTCTGAACACACCTGTTACTGGTTATTATGCTAAAGGAGTAGCAGATAACAAATGGGTATCTCTGATGTTGGAAGAAGCTGAAAAAGCTGAAGATAACACTTACCTGTCTGTAGCTTGCAACTTTGTTACTGAAACAGCTAATGAAAGAGAACGTCCATTAGGATTTACAACCGGTAAATTTGCAGACTTCGGTTATACTGCTGATCCTAAGGCTCGTTTGGATTTGAACGGTCGTTATAACTTCCAGTTCACTTATTTCCCAAATGCAGACTCATTGGTAATCCGTACAGGAGGTTGGGCTAAAAAGAACAATGCTCAGACATCTTGGGGTGATATGAATACAACAGATAACCCTGAATTGGGTGTAGCTGCGGCTTCCCCAAGTGCAACAGCTCCTACTGCAAAAGGTACAGAAAATAATATAGTTAAATTGATCTATCTGGCTAATAACCATAGTGAAATTACTGTTGGTTCTTCTGATTATTATATCGGCGCTGCTCCTAACACAGTGAACACTCGCATCTCCATCAAGAAGATCGATGACGAATATGTGAAGACAACTTTGGCTTCTGGCGTATACTTCTTTAACTTGTTCTCAGGAAAGGATGCTAATAAAGCTATCAATGGTAAATACATGGTCGCAAACTTTGCTGGAACAGAATTAGATTGGGTTAACGAAGAAACTTCAAAAGTATTTGAAGGTGCAGTTCAGGACTTCGGTCACATGCCGCGTACTCAGTGGGTTGTTAGTCAGAACACAGGTGCGGCTGGTATCCAGACTGTAAATATCTATAACCGTGAATATCCTAGTTATAAAGCAGAAAATGTTCAACTTTATAAAGGTGGAGACGGTAAAGTATTTGCTTTAGGTTATAACAACTTACTTGCTTCTGCTAACGATACATTATCTTATGCTTTGGCTACAACAGCTAAACCTAACGCAGGAATCGCAACTAGCGAAACTTTAGGTTACAAAGCTTTGGATTACGATGCATTGATCGAAAACATCTTCTCTCTGAAGTATTTCAACGGTTTGAACGCTGGCAACTTTGTAGAAGTATCTAAAGATGCTGCTATGGCTATCAATCCTAATACAGAAACTGCTGATGCTGTGAAGTTCGTATTCGAACCGGTATTGGATAAAGATGGAAAAGCTCCGGCTAAGAACGAATTCGGTTTTGATGGAACTGTAGCAAATGTAAAGAATCTGTACAGAATTGCTTATAAGGTTAAATTGTATAACCCGGGTAAGGAAGATTTATATCTGAAAGCAAACGGTAAAGACGGTTATGAACTGATCTCTGAAACAGCAGATGTAAAGGGTACTTCATTCTTCTTCAAAGAAAATAATATGTTGGATGTAGAAGGTGATACAACTTGCTACTACGCATTGGTTCAGGAAGATTTATCTACGGTTTCTGGTGTTAAACACCCGTCTCTGATCCTTTCTGTTGAAGAAATTGACACAGAAAACAGTGTTGCTACATTTGCATTCGACGAAGGTTTGAAACCATTGTATCGTCGTATTGGCAAGACAGTTGCTGATAATTTGAAAGATATGGCTGTTGATACTGCTAAATTCTACATGTCTAACGAACCGACTCGTTTCTTGTATGAAAACTCTGTAAACCGTACAGCTGAAAACGGTACTGAAATTGCAAAAGATAGCCTGAACTTCTTAGGTGTTATCAACAAAGCAGACCGTCCTGAAAATAGCATGTTGCCTATCTTTATTGATACAGCTTATGTTCGTGGTGAAACATCAATGCCTCAGTATATGTTAGCTTTAGGTGTAGAATATACTCCTGCTGGTAAATATAACACTTGTCCGGATAAGATTGAAAATTGTCACCAACATCCGACAATTGATACAAAAGCTTTTAGAACAGGTCGTTATTTGGTAGCTTTGGATGACTCTGCAGCTGTTGCTCCAATCAAATATCAGGATAAATTCCGTTTGGCATTCGTTGATGCTAAACATATTGAAGATACTCTGGTTATTGTAAGCTCTAAATATACAGGTTCTGAGAAGTTTGCAGGTAAAGATTCTATCAAACTTGACAACGATAAAGTATTGAACGCTGCAACATTTGCATTCCGTATCGTTGATGGTAGCGAAAATGGTGACTTCTATATTGAAGCAGTTAAAAATGCAGATAAGAAACCTCAATATGTTCGTGTACACAATGGTGTTCCTGTATTGGTTAGTGAAATCAGCGAAGCTGCTGTATTCAATATTACTAAGACTAGCGAAGATCCTGTTGCTAACGAAACAATCGGTACAACTACTGTAAGTGTAATTGCTGGTAACGGTGATATCACAATCAAGGGTGCTGCTGGTAAGAAAGTTGCTATCAGCAACGTTCTTGGTCAGACAATCGCTAACACAGTTCTTTCTTCTGACGACGCTACAATCTCTGCTCCTGCTGGTGTAGTTGTAGTAGCTGTTGAAGGCGAAGCTGCTGTTAAAGCAATCGTTAAATAA
- a CDS encoding UDP-2,3-diacylglucosamine diphosphatase — protein sequence MKLRKYYPTVVLSDIHLGSEHSKTKEVTNFLKYIDCDRLILNGDIIDGWQLQKSGKRWKQAQTDFFKVLMKMMEKKGTKIIYVRGNHDDFLDKLVPFRFSNISIVKDYLLNSHGKRYLVTHGDIFDTVTTHMRWLAMLGDIGYTFLLWLNKIYNRNREKQGKPYFSLSQHVKHRVKSAVSYISDFEKELVKLALSRKLDGIICGHIHQAANVRYDNVHYLNSGDWVESMTALVENEQGEWSILTYNKAEYEADEDKISKTVLYAEVI from the coding sequence ATGAAACTAAGAAAATATTATCCGACCGTTGTGCTTTCTGACATTCATTTGGGTTCCGAACACTCAAAGACAAAAGAAGTAACCAATTTTCTTAAATATATCGACTGCGACCGCCTCATACTGAACGGCGACATCATCGATGGCTGGCAACTCCAGAAGTCAGGTAAGCGATGGAAGCAGGCGCAGACCGACTTCTTCAAAGTCCTCATGAAGATGATGGAGAAGAAAGGAACAAAGATTATTTATGTACGTGGTAATCATGATGATTTCCTGGATAAACTGGTCCCGTTCCGGTTTTCCAATATCTCTATAGTCAAAGATTATCTGCTGAATAGTCACGGGAAGCGTTACCTGGTGACTCACGGTGATATCTTCGATACAGTGACCACCCACATGCGCTGGCTCGCTATGCTGGGCGACATAGGTTATACCTTCCTGTTATGGCTGAATAAAATCTATAACAGGAACCGGGAAAAACAAGGTAAGCCCTATTTCTCTCTTTCCCAACATGTGAAGCACCGGGTAAAAAGTGCTGTCTCTTACATCTCCGACTTCGAAAAGGAGCTGGTGAAACTGGCTTTATCCAGAAAACTGGACGGTATTATCTGCGGACATATCCATCAGGCGGCCAATGTCCGGTATGACAATGTGCATTATCTCAATTCCGGCGACTGGGTGGAGAGTATGACTGCCCTGGTTGAAAACGAGCAAGGCGAATGGAGCATTCTGACTTACAACAAGGCTGAATATGAGGCCGATGAGGACAAAATTTCGAAAACTGTATTATACGCCGAAGTGATATGA